In Rhodoferax sediminis, the sequence GCGCAAAACCCGGTTTACCCACAGGTCTGCATCGAGCTGGCGGCCGGCCGCAAGAGCAGTCACTGGATGTGGTTCGTGTTTCCGCAGCTCAAGGGACTGGGCCGCAGTGCCATCGCGCAGCACTTCGGCATCGCCTCGAGGGCCGAGGCCGAGGCTTATTGGCGCCACGCGCTGCTCGGGGCGCGGCTGAAGGAGTGCACCCAACTCGTGCTGGCCGTCGAAGGCCGCACGGCGCTGCAGATCTTCGGCTCGCCGGACGATCTCAAGTTCCACTCGTCGATGACGCTGTTTGCGCAGGTGGCGCCGGACGAGCCGGTGTTCCAGCGGGCGCTGAACCAATATTTCGGCGGGGAAGGCGATGCGGGGACGTTTGAGCGCCTGTGAGAGCGGCCGCGGTCGCGTCAGCGATCCACCGGCAGATACAGGCTTTCCTTGACCTCTTCCATCACCACGTAGCTGTGCGATTCGGCCGTCACGGGCAGTTTCTTGAGGATGTCGCCGAGCAAATGGCGGTACTCGCTCATGCCGCCCAGCCGTGCTTTCACCAGGTAGTCGAAGCTGCCCGACACCAAATGGCACTCCATAACCTCGGGCACATGCAGCAGCTCCTGGCGCACTTTGTCGAACACGTCACCCGACTTGGACGAGAGCGTGATCTCCACGAACACCAGCAAGGTCTTGCCGAGCGCCGCGGGGTCCACCCGGGCGTGGTAGCCGGTGATGACCTTTTCGCGCTCCATG encodes:
- a CDS encoding DUF1810 domain-containing protein — encoded protein: MADPYNLERFVQAQNPVYPQVCIELAAGRKSSHWMWFVFPQLKGLGRSAIAQHFGIASRAEAEAYWRHALLGARLKECTQLVLAVEGRTALQIFGSPDDLKFHSSMTLFAQVAPDEPVFQRALNQYFGGEGDAGTFERL
- a CDS encoding winged helix-turn-helix transcriptional regulator; this encodes MTDLDRTDRKILDILQRQGRISMTDLAEQIGLSTSPCSERVRRMEREKVITGYHARVDPAALGKTLLVFVEITLSSKSGDVFDKVRQELLHVPEVMECHLVSGSFDYLVKARLGGMSEYRHLLGDILKKLPVTAESHSYVVMEEVKESLYLPVDR